In one Achromobacter spanius genomic region, the following are encoded:
- a CDS encoding lambda exonuclease family protein, whose amino-acid sequence MLIVNCEQGSDDWHAARAGAITASMFSTARKKVNVLDERQSLYVAYRKAGMDEREAMAKAGYKTAPRAEAIALALAGKPVGDFSDEAKNYAFRLAVERISGQALDEGFQNWAMRRGNELEPEARMEHEAQTGLFVERAGFVLTDDRIFGASADGLIEEDGGSEYKCFLDPAKLRAFHIDNDPSEVMDQVQGCMWITGRKWWHIGLYCPALAPVGRQLWWQEFKRDDDYIEKLVDDLMEFKGLVDGYEQHLRRKAA is encoded by the coding sequence ATGCTGATCGTTAATTGCGAACAGGGCAGCGACGACTGGCACGCCGCTCGGGCCGGCGCTATCACCGCCAGCATGTTTTCCACGGCCCGCAAGAAGGTCAACGTGCTGGACGAGCGGCAGAGCCTGTATGTGGCCTACCGCAAGGCCGGCATGGACGAAAGGGAAGCGATGGCCAAGGCGGGGTACAAGACCGCGCCGCGCGCAGAAGCCATCGCCCTGGCACTGGCCGGCAAGCCGGTGGGCGACTTTTCCGACGAGGCCAAGAACTACGCCTTCCGTCTGGCGGTTGAGCGGATTTCCGGCCAGGCGCTGGACGAAGGCTTTCAGAACTGGGCCATGCGCCGCGGCAACGAACTGGAGCCCGAAGCCCGGATGGAGCACGAAGCTCAAACAGGCCTGTTTGTGGAGCGCGCTGGTTTCGTGCTGACCGATGACCGCATCTTCGGCGCCAGCGCTGACGGCCTCATCGAAGAAGACGGCGGCAGCGAATACAAGTGCTTCCTCGATCCGGCCAAGCTGCGCGCCTTCCACATCGACAACGACCCCAGCGAGGTCATGGACCAGGTGCAGGGCTGCATGTGGATCACCGGCCGCAAGTGGTGGCACATCGGCCTGTACTGCCCCGCGCTGGCGCCCGTTGGCCGTCAGCTTTGGTGGCAGGAATTCAAGCGCGACGACGACTACATCGAAAAGCTCGTGGACGACCTGATGGAGTTCAAGGGCCTCGTCGACGGCTACGAACAGCACCTGCGCCGAAAGGCCGCCTAA
- a CDS encoding recombinase RecT, which translates to MNNLAVITQDIYSTRESFAAVLTDQNISFEKEAGFAIQVLQNNEYTLKAAMNDRQAVVNAVNNVAAIGISLNPAKKQAYLVPRKNKIYLEISYMGLIDLAVSTGSIKWAQAALVHENDGFALNGYDAPPTHTFNPFSTQRGALIGVYVVVKTADGDYLTHTMSIADVYAIRDRSEAWKAGNKGPWKTDEGEMVKKTVVKQAYKYWPKTERLDQAIHHLNTDGGEGINFSDSNTPTVDPDLLPRLRKKVEAARDADELAKVWKDGLGEVRATKDMNTYNAFKTAVAARGSVLRGEAVPTETPPDDGNTIDEQPHRTSDADDGFGRDDQGAADADR; encoded by the coding sequence ATGAACAACCTCGCAGTCATCACCCAAGACATCTACAGCACGCGCGAGTCGTTTGCGGCTGTGCTGACCGACCAGAACATCAGCTTCGAAAAGGAAGCCGGGTTCGCCATCCAGGTCTTGCAGAACAACGAATACACGCTGAAGGCGGCAATGAACGACCGCCAGGCGGTGGTCAACGCCGTGAACAACGTGGCGGCCATTGGCATCAGCCTGAACCCTGCAAAGAAGCAGGCCTACCTGGTGCCGCGCAAGAACAAGATCTACCTCGAAATCAGCTACATGGGCCTGATCGACCTCGCTGTATCCACTGGGTCCATCAAGTGGGCACAGGCCGCGCTGGTACACGAGAACGACGGCTTTGCCCTGAACGGGTACGACGCACCGCCGACGCACACATTCAATCCGTTTTCGACGCAGCGCGGCGCGCTCATCGGCGTTTATGTGGTGGTCAAGACTGCCGACGGCGACTACCTGACGCACACCATGAGCATCGCCGACGTGTACGCCATACGCGACCGCTCCGAGGCCTGGAAGGCTGGAAATAAGGGTCCGTGGAAGACCGATGAAGGCGAAATGGTGAAGAAGACGGTTGTGAAGCAGGCCTACAAATATTGGCCCAAGACTGAGCGCCTGGACCAAGCCATCCACCACCTGAACACCGACGGCGGAGAGGGGATCAACTTCAGCGACAGCAATACCCCCACCGTTGACCCCGACCTGCTGCCGCGCCTGCGCAAGAAGGTCGAAGCCGCGCGAGATGCCGACGAACTTGCCAAGGTCTGGAAAGACGGCCTGGGCGAGGTTCGCGCCACCAAGGACATGAACACCTACAACGCCTTCAAGACTGCCGTGGCGGCGCGCGGTTCTGTGCTGCGCGGCGAAGCGGTGCCCACCGAAACCCCGCCGGACGACGGCAACACCATCGACGAGCAGCCGCACCGCACGTCTGACGCTGACGACGGCTTCGGCCGTGATGACCAAGGAGCCGCAGATGCTGATCGTTAA
- a CDS encoding helix-turn-helix transcriptional regulator — protein MRKTLPVGNHETQEKSLPAGGLPTGAQQATLVPMKMDDIYAQRLERFRSLMESRFGGKQAAIAAAVGKPANYVSRVLNGSKKLGEEMAREFEVSLELPPYWFDGLDALGAWPFSSVDRASFEALTPEQRRGIEQWVARQVAAYEDIPSVKSPGDEKAA, from the coding sequence ATGCGTAAAACTTTACCTGTAGGTAATCATGAAACGCAAGAGAAATCTTTACCTGCGGGTGGTTTACCCACGGGAGCGCAGCAGGCAACACTCGTGCCCATGAAGATGGATGACATTTATGCCCAGCGGCTTGAGCGCTTTCGCAGCCTCATGGAAAGCCGTTTCGGGGGAAAGCAAGCTGCTATCGCGGCGGCCGTTGGCAAGCCCGCGAACTACGTTTCGCGCGTCCTCAATGGATCAAAGAAACTCGGCGAAGAAATGGCGCGCGAATTCGAGGTCTCACTCGAACTGCCGCCATACTGGTTTGATGGCCTCGATGCTCTTGGCGCTTGGCCGTTCAGTTCAGTTGATCGCGCTTCTTTCGAAGCACTTACCCCGGAACAACGCCGAGGCATAGAGCAGTGGGTAGCGCGCCAAGTAGCCGCGTATGAGGACATCCCGAGTGTAAAAAGCCCCGGAGACGAAAAGGCCGCCTGA
- a CDS encoding CII family transcriptional regulator, with protein MSIPESSAAVSARARRIEQIILQRLASVGHAHAAACVGLDESAISRWKDKKTDGRPGEIERMALFLASLSLKATPQEYKCYDEATLAAMLTFAKQRMDQIQGVGHLAFEDDE; from the coding sequence ATGTCCATTCCTGAATCTTCCGCCGCCGTATCCGCACGCGCACGCAGGATCGAACAGATCATCCTGCAACGCCTTGCGAGCGTGGGACACGCGCATGCAGCCGCATGCGTAGGGCTCGATGAGTCTGCGATCAGCCGGTGGAAGGACAAGAAGACAGACGGCCGGCCGGGCGAGATTGAGCGCATGGCGCTGTTCCTCGCGTCGCTGAGCCTGAAGGCGACCCCCCAGGAATACAAGTGCTACGACGAGGCGACATTGGCCGCGATGCTGACCTTTGCAAAGCAGCGCATGGACCAAATCCAGGGCGTCGGGCACCTCGCTTTTGAGGACGACGAGTGA
- a CDS encoding crossover junction endodeoxyribonuclease RuvC encodes MNDTILSMPELEAYEPFAGTAHSPSVARAHVSRRTVTPCITCAMRGLREDCLSCAFFEADAQVRREAPPLGLDSGQAGLFAPETPAPAINIGILALDLGTKTGYAVRKRDGKVVHGTQSFAPRKSWTDGQRWLRFQSWLGQLLDLHQVGRIAYEHVSFHAGVRDAHCYGAFRALVEMAADRRNIELVGTNVQTVKKHWTGKGGADKATMIAQARARGFRPETDNDADALAVLDWAVAQERAA; translated from the coding sequence ATGAACGACACCATCCTTTCCATGCCCGAGCTGGAGGCGTATGAGCCCTTTGCGGGCACTGCGCACTCGCCGTCTGTCGCGCGCGCGCACGTTTCGCGCCGCACCGTGACGCCGTGCATAACCTGCGCCATGCGTGGGCTGCGCGAGGATTGCCTCTCGTGTGCATTCTTCGAAGCTGACGCCCAGGTGCGCCGGGAAGCTCCACCCCTGGGCCTGGATTCTGGCCAAGCCGGCCTGTTCGCCCCTGAGACGCCCGCGCCGGCGATCAACATCGGCATCCTGGCGCTGGACCTGGGCACGAAGACGGGCTACGCGGTGCGCAAGCGTGACGGCAAGGTGGTGCACGGCACGCAGAGCTTTGCGCCGCGCAAGTCTTGGACGGATGGCCAGCGCTGGCTGCGGTTTCAGTCCTGGCTTGGCCAGCTGCTGGACCTTCACCAGGTGGGCCGTATCGCCTACGAACACGTCAGCTTTCACGCCGGCGTCCGCGATGCGCACTGCTACGGCGCTTTCCGCGCCCTCGTGGAAATGGCCGCCGACCGCCGCAACATCGAGCTGGTGGGCACGAACGTCCAGACCGTGAAAAAGCACTGGACGGGGAAGGGCGGGGCGGACAAGGCCACGATGATCGCGCAGGCGCGCGCCAGGGGGTTCCGTCCGGAGACGGACAACGATGCGGATGCATTGGCCGTGCTGGATTGGGCGGTCGCACAGGAGCGTGCAGCATGA